The window TTTACCTgaatttttgtatatattttttttgttaattaaaaaaaagaaagtctatGGCAGTATAGCAACTCCTATTCAATGGTGCTGGAGCGAGCCTATCAAAACACGAAGGCCTGTGACGTCATATGTGAGCGACGATCACTTCTTCAGATTGCACCATGGCCGAGgctgagtgtgtatttgtttttaactatATCTAAGtccatctgttgtttttttaacgtGCAGCTATTCTGTTCCAACTCTTGCCAAGAAGTATAAATTTTACTTATTCGATCAAGACCTCTATTTAGAGGGTTGAGGGTAGAAAAATTAGATTCTAGGGAGTGTAATTTCACATGGGGCTAAGTGTACCTTAACCGATACGTGGCTAGCGTAATATTTTGTCAATGTTTGGAACTGTCTGTGCGTAATTGAAATTGCTGTCGTGTAGCTGACAGCCTCTGTGctgtttgttctttgttcaAATTAGATGATATTTTTACGCAATACTAACTTAATCTGTTAGCAACAAAGTTAAAATGGAAAGCTAAAGCTGAATGCAACTAATTAATTCTGTCTGGATAGAGGTGAgagctttttttaaaacgtGTTTTACGGGTGTTAGAAAACTTATCTTACGACTTTGAGATGAACTCAATGAACACTAACCACTTGCTGGTTATTTCACGTGTTTGTCAAAAGATTTTATcactgactttgtgtttttgtatgctGGTGTTATCAGATCAAAAAAGGTGATAAAGTTAGTTCCAGAGTATCTACTGAAAAAGAGGAAGGCATACCAGGCCATTAAGGCCACACAAGCCAAGCTTGCACtgcttgaaaaaagaaaggtaagtgAAGATGTTTTGCCTTTGGTTTATTTGGCAAGATGTTTAAAACTCAAATACAGATGAATGCTTTTAGACTGGATGTAGACCTGATGCTAAACATAAACAATGTAGCATGCTAAGGTATTTCAAGCAAAGCTACTCCAGAATGATAGTTTTGCAGGAACTGGCTCAACAAAATTCAACAGTCATACAAGTGGAATTCCAGTGTTGTAGAGGCCGCAAAAccattatttaacattttatcttcGATATTACAATGTCTTGTTCACTTTGAGGCTGTCAGGTTtgttgtaagtgtgtgtgagttactTACAACACcagtgttgttattattataataataattcgCAGCAAAATGTATACATtgaagtgaagagaaaaaaaggctaaagCATCGTGGGTGTTATCTGAACTGGCAAGACTGGACTTAATTCTACCCATTTCTACATACTgctgtatatttatttgtatttctgtatcaTTCTAGATATCCAAAGGAAAACCATTGAAGTTCAAACGTTTGGAAGATTTCTTGAAAGACAGCCACAAGAAGCATCGTGATGAAACGCGCATCCGGAGAGCAGAGCACAGGCCACCTTCCCCTCTGCCTCCTGCTAAGAATAAGCTAGCCTTTGCTCTCCGCATCAGAGAGTGAGTACTTTCACATCgtctttgaaataaaattccCCCCTACATAGTCTGGTCACGTAAACAGGTATGCTACACGGAAATTCGGCAAAAGCTGAAATTGGTTGTAGATTATTGCATCCATCTGAGTATTGGACTTCGGTGAAACAATGAGAAAATTATGGTAGACATGGTATCTTTTTAGACGGAGTGGATTATCTTTATCTCCCTTAAACTTacctatactgtatatagaaacTATTGAGTCAGTACAGGTGGGAATGAGTACACAGGAAGTAAAATGATCCCAGCAAATGACTTGTCAACTCTCACATCCCTGCAACCTTTAAAACCTACCTTGATGCTTGAAAATGTATGTGctgttttaaacattataaaacacaaacttcAGGTCACTGCCGTTCTCTTGTTTAGGGTTTGTTGATATTAGTTGTTAGAACATGAGAGCTCTAGACCAAgctttttgatactttaagtaaacATCTAGTCAACAGATGAATTACCAAAGTGAGAATACGTTTGGTAGGTTTGCTTCAGAATCATCTTGTATGAGGTAGCATGTTTGGATTCCCAGTCAGAATTTATAATCCCATTTCACGTTCCCCGTCTTTACCTCAGGTAGCCGTTTAGAGTTCTCAGCAGCAACACACTTTCTCCTTTTACTGTCAAATGAAATTGAGCATTATAAGCTATGTGGAGaggttgtttatttgttattcaTGTTCGCTGAAACTGGTTGCCTTGGAGCTTTCCATATTTTTACCATATTTAAGATGTTCTCATTAATTTGGTCTATATGTAGAGAATTTGGcaaatttaaatgtacacaTCATATTCTGTGGttagatattaaaaaaattggtTAGTCTAAGACAAAGTCAGTAACAAGCAAAACTAAGGCTCTGTTTACAGTgcaaagacatacagtacatacaaaacattcagtgcCATATTTTTAAAGCAGGGCTAATGAAGGTAAAAAGCACTAGATGACTGTAGTCAGAATTGTATtgccaccttttttttcccccccttgcAGTGTCAAAGGTATGTTTCTTGTTACCTCTGTGGCTATGGTTTTCCACACTCCCTCTAggaataatttttaattaaaagtaagCTAGATTAAATTCAGCTTGTTTTTGGGACTGAGATGGAAAATTTTCACTTTATAACACCAATGACAtgctcaaaaacacacaaacacagtgaataCACATTGACCCTTTCCTGTTAGGATTAAAGGTGTTAGTTCCAAAGTGATGAAGGTGGTCCAGATGTTGAGGCTGAGGAAGATCTTCAGTGGGGCCTTCGTCAAAATCAACAAGACCTCTATAGCCATGATGAAGATGGTGGAGCCCTATGTGGCCTGGGGGTGAGTCATTCTGACTGTTGTGCTTTAATAAACTAAACTTGgattaaatttatatttttgcatattATAAACACTTGCCAACAGATTTCCCAACTTGAAGTCTGTTCGTGAACTCATTCTGAAGAGAGGACAGACCAGGATAGGCAGGAGGAGAGTTCCTCTCTCAGACAATGCCTTCATTGAGCAGCACATGGGTAAGTCTCTTCAACAGTGTGATGGACCACACAATGATAGCAGGGCACACCATCAACACTCCTGTCAGGCCTAAGTTTTAATCATCAAATTAGCATACCTATGTCTTTGATTTCATGTTGATTACGGAATGCAATTAAGTTAATATTATATAgagattaaatgaaaaagaatatcTTTCGAAAGTCAGTGTCTGCTCAAATACTTGAAGGTATAGGTATAAAGGTGTAAAATACCACATCATTCAATAGTATAATGCCAAAACAATTACGAAGTTGGAAACTGTTATACTGTTCATCTCTGTTGACATAAGAGTACGTTTTGTCATtaaaaagtggaataaaaagttGCTTGTATTCAGTTGTCAAAGCCCCGGAGTTTTAGATTGCATAAATACTCCAGATGGTGCAAAGTGTTTTCTCACAGCGACAATtgtattttcacaaaatttAACTTGCTTACGGACATCACACTCTAGGAAAACTTATTTCAGGGAATTCAGATAGCCCACCAGTAAAATCTGCTTCTATATTGTTTATCTCGCTGTGGTTTCTGTGTTTGCCATACGATGAGCTGTGGTGGAGGGTTGAAAAAGCTGAACCATCATGAACTGTGATGGTAGCTGCAAAGGGCTGTGCGCGTTTAGAAAAGTGGCAGCCACCCTCCATCCTCTTACTGCTGCTGCCACCCCCTGCGGAACGGCTGCAGTcgtttttatactttaaaaacaaTGGAGGAAGCAGTGGCAACGACTTGCTGTCTGAAAGCATCTCTAGGCCACTTGGGCAGCCCACACAAGACTATTAATATGTTGTGGATTTATTTAACTCTGTTGATAAATTATGAAACCCACATGCAAAATTAATTAGTAATTTAATGTGGAAATTGAGGAAACTATAAATTctaattaatttataatttatagtatataaatatatcaccCATttgcaaaaagttaaatttgttTTAGCTGTTGTATTGGCACTTGCACATccccaaaaacaacacaaaagttTTCCCTGGACATTAGAGCGCACACCTTAAGCAGTGTTTGATGTTTTGCCACAGAATGGTTAGGTTGGTAAGAGTGGGCTGTGTGTATCTACATATTCCTCCCTTTTTAATCTTGTTTACATCACACTGTCATCCATAAAATCCTCACATGCCATCCTCCATACCATCATTTACCTCCCCCTTCATGTTCCTCAGGTAAGCATGGCATCATTTGTTTGGAGGACCTGATCCATGAGATCTACTCAGTTGGGAAGGGCTTCCGGGCCACCAACAACTTCCTGTTGCCTTTCAAGCTGTCAGTGGCTCGACACGCTGCCAGGGATAAGGCTGGACTCCTGAAGGACCTGGGAAACCCTGGATTTCGTGGTACAGACATTAACACGATCATCAGACAGCTGAACTGAGGAGAGACACCTGCAAGATG is drawn from Xiphias gladius isolate SHS-SW01 ecotype Sanya breed wild chromosome 4, ASM1685928v1, whole genome shotgun sequence and contains these coding sequences:
- the rpl7l1 gene encoding 60S ribosomal protein L7-like 1 yields the protein MAEAESKKVIKLVPEYLLKKRKAYQAIKATQAKLALLEKRKISKGKPLKFKRLEDFLKDSHKKHRDETRIRRAEHRPPSPLPPAKNKLAFALRIREIKGVSSKVMKVVQMLRLRKIFSGAFVKINKTSIAMMKMVEPYVAWGFPNLKSVRELILKRGQTRIGRRRVPLSDNAFIEQHMGKHGIICLEDLIHEIYSVGKGFRATNNFLLPFKLSVARHAARDKAGLLKDLGNPGFRGTDINTIIRQLN